Proteins found in one Vallitalea guaymasensis genomic segment:
- a CDS encoding stalk domain-containing protein → MKKFVAGFVAAILLTSSFLFVYADDIKEYVCTKVKYDILVDGEVYMDDKLPALVYEGNTYLPVRNFCNLLGADVEWNAQLSRVEIGKQNVTPEKISTPSLTDNGIPIYNIDDINYVGLEDIHYIYSSFDDGYGFLFRDESNKKTATLISGKTHEALITFDISNAVEYMGRTCITLSFYQKNILPYLNKDI, encoded by the coding sequence ATGAAAAAATTTGTAGCAGGATTTGTAGCAGCAATATTGTTGACAAGCTCATTTTTATTTGTTTATGCAGATGATATTAAAGAATACGTCTGCACCAAAGTTAAATATGATATTCTTGTTGATGGTGAAGTTTATATGGATGATAAGCTTCCAGCTTTAGTTTATGAAGGTAACACTTATCTTCCTGTCAGAAACTTCTGTAATTTATTAGGTGCTGATGTTGAGTGGAATGCTCAATTAAGTAGAGTGGAAATTGGCAAACAAAATGTAACTCCAGAAAAAATTTCTACTCCATCCCTCACTGATAATGGCATCCCAATATACAATATAGATGACATAAATTATGTTGGATTAGAAGACATTCATTATATATATAGTTCTTTTGACGATGGTTATGGTTTTTTATTTCGTGATGAATCTAACAAAAAAACAGCTACACTTATCAGCGGGAAAACGCATGAAGCACTTATTACCTTTGATATTTCCAATGCTGTAGAATATATGGGAAGGACTTGCATTACACTATCCTTCTACCAAAAAAATATTCTACCTTATCTAAACAAAGATATTTAA
- a CDS encoding stalk domain-containing protein: MKKFVAGFVAAILLTSSFLFVYADDINQYVCTKVKYNILVDGEVYKDDKLPALVYEDNTYLPVRNFCNLLGADVEWNGELQQAEIKSYIKHKNNIPKSSNMTETNEYIFYTDKKYPSLQCINYNNRKYVTTESINMFLKEKDTKCTLLTEWLDKKYDSYTLSLIKFDKDNNSIYLLKDINNVIVSNQFLCIEYEYFIKSILSLTIYTLNK, encoded by the coding sequence ATGAAAAAATTTGTAGCAGGATTTGTAGCAGCTATTTTATTGACAAGCTCATTTTTATTTGTTTATGCAGATGATATTAATCAATACGTCTGCACCAAAGTTAAATATAATATTCTTGTTGATGGTGAAGTTTATAAGGATGATAAACTTCCAGCTTTAGTTTATGAAGATAACACTTATCTTCCTGTCAGGAACTTCTGTAATTTATTAGGTGCTGATGTTGAGTGGAATGGTGAATTACAACAGGCTGAAATTAAGAGTTACATAAAACACAAGAATAATATACCAAAAAGCTCAAATATGACTGAAACAAATGAATATATTTTTTATACAGACAAAAAATATCCTAGTCTTCAGTGTATAAATTATAATAACAGGAAATATGTAACTACTGAGAGCATAAACATGTTTTTGAAAGAAAAAGATACCAAATGTACTTTACTTACGGAATGGCTTGATAAAAAATATGATAGTTATACCTTATCGTTAATAAAATTTGATAAAGATAATAATAGTATATATCTTTTAAAAGATATTAATAATGTTATAGTATCTAATCAATTTTTGTGTATAGAATATGAATATTTCATAAAATCCATCTTATCATTAACAATATACACTCTCAATAAGTAA
- a CDS encoding stalk domain-containing protein translates to MKKFVAGFVAAILLTSSFLFVYADDIKEYVCTKVKYDILVDGEVYKDDNLPALVYEGNTYLPVRNFCNLLGADVEWNDELCRAELRTSNYDINETQKYTFSTYKGKTAITYNNNTYLPIIYFINLGVKNKPIENTGLELIYKSKSYIVQISNSNDLIVAPLPHHKEVYFYININILENNLGVEIN, encoded by the coding sequence ATGAAAAAATTTGTAGCAGGATTTGTAGCAGCTATTTTGTTGACTAGCTCATTTTTATTTGTTTATGCAGATGATATTAAAGAATACGTCTGTACCAAAGTTAAATATGATATTCTTGTTGATGGAGAGGTTTATAAGGATGATAACCTTCCAGCTTTAGTTTATGAAGGTAACACTTATCTTCCTGTCAGGAACTTCTGTAATTTATTAGGTGCTGATGTTGAGTGGAATGATGAACTGTGTAGGGCTGAATTAAGAACAAGTAATTATGATATAAATGAAACACAAAAATATACTTTTAGTACTTATAAAGGCAAAACTGCTATAACATACAACAACAATACATATTTACCTATTATTTACTTCATTAATCTTGGTGTTAAAAATAAGCCTATAGAAAACACTGGTTTGGAATTGATCTATAAATCCAAATCTTATATAGTCCAAATTTCAAACTCTAATGATCTTATAGTAGCACCATTACCCCATCATAAAGAAGTTTATTTCTATATTAATATTAATATACTAGAGAATAATCTAGGTGTTGAAATTAATTAG
- a CDS encoding stalk domain-containing protein, with product MKKFVAGFVAAILLTSSFLFVYADDIKEYVCTKVKYDILVDGEVYKDDNLPALVYEGNTYLPVRNFCNLLGADVEWNDELQQAEISTVSNIQNYSDQTSQTEKFVYLKSDESYDNGDVNISLCEINASKTIVSFKVKVVFNKDRFWSGTLTTGYYITDNELYNTEEGRLRIFITGRSEYGKEKTMTFRMDNEENYNITGVCLSFPSLGINNLVWKIVD from the coding sequence ATGAAAAAATTTGTAGCAGGATTTGTGGCAGCTATTTTATTGACAAGCTCATTTTTATTTGTTTATGCAGATGATATTAAAGAATACGTCTGTACCAAAGTTAAATATGATATTCTTGTTGATGGAGAGGTTTATAAGGATGATAACCTTCCAGCTTTAGTTTATGAAGGTAACACTTATCTTCCCGTCAGGAACTTCTGTAATTTATTAGGTGCTGATGTTGAGTGGAATGATGAATTACAACAAGCTGAAATAAGTACAGTATCTAACATTCAGAATTATTCAGACCAAACTTCTCAAACCGAAAAATTTGTTTATTTAAAATCAGATGAATCTTATGATAATGGAGATGTTAATATATCTTTATGTGAAATAAATGCATCAAAGACAATTGTATCCTTTAAAGTAAAAGTCGTATTTAATAAGGATAGATTTTGGTCTGGTACATTAACAACAGGCTATTATATTACTGACAATGAATTATATAATACTGAAGAAGGTAGGCTTAGAATTTTTATCACAGGGCGTAGTGAGTATGGAAAAGAAAAAACTATGACTTTTAGAATGGATAACGAAGAAAATTATAATATAACTGGTGTATGCCTTTCATTTCCATCTTTGGGAATTAATAACTTAGTATGGAAAATAGTCGATTAA
- a CDS encoding helix-turn-helix domain-containing protein: MQQRIIVLETLLESYQNESDTIEKYISLQQKRLQQLRQEKEKVDQEFSKTQGKNNKVFYYRVIEGLTQEKTAEKLGMSSRQIQRIEKNYKKVIK, from the coding sequence TTGCAACAAAGGATCATAGTACTAGAAACCCTATTAGAATCCTATCAAAACGAATCTGATACCATAGAAAAATACATATCATTACAGCAAAAAAGATTACAGCAGTTAAGACAAGAAAAAGAAAAAGTGGACCAAGAATTTTCTAAGACACAAGGAAAAAATAATAAAGTTTTTTACTATAGAGTCATAGAAGGCTTAACCCAAGAGAAAACAGCAGAGAAATTAGGTATGTCATCAAGACAGATTCAAAGAATTGAGAAAAATTATAAAAAAGTTATAAAATGA
- a CDS encoding phage tail terminator family protein, translating to MINKVKNALKVKLENLYPNYNIYLEDKPISEIVKPALRIIVEEKTAYNQRDIINQNVQLDIASYLDDANKNEKYWDISDKLDEELGYLEIENTLIRIGERISEITEDTLHYRFSIQLKILKPKDAVDSIKGINKNVEFK from the coding sequence ATGATTAACAAAGTAAAAAACGCTTTGAAAGTAAAGTTAGAAAATTTATATCCTAATTATAATATTTACCTAGAAGACAAACCAATATCAGAAATCGTTAAACCAGCTCTAAGAATTATAGTAGAAGAAAAAACTGCTTATAATCAGAGAGATATAATAAATCAAAACGTACAACTAGATATTGCAAGTTACTTAGATGATGCTAATAAAAATGAAAAATACTGGGATATATCAGACAAACTTGATGAAGAGCTAGGGTATCTAGAAATAGAAAATACTTTGATAAGAATTGGGGAAAGAATAAGTGAAATAACAGAAGATACGTTACATTACAGATTTTCTATTCAACTTAAGATATTAAAACCAAAAGACGCTGTGGATTCTATAAAAGGTATTAACAAAAATGTTGAATTCAAGTAA
- a CDS encoding phage tail sheath family protein has translation MGGTWTTQNKVRPGVYINFQQTSMETDELHRGIITMPLNLDFGPEQEVIEVTQNTDTLPILGEELYNLVPIREGLKRAEKVLVYRLNTMADGSKAAVTEGNLTATAKYTGTKGNDLKITIEAEGENFNVKTFIGTKLVDLQQGVKTVQDLQDNEFVVFTGSDSLTATAGVSLTGGTNGTVASENYTAYREAIEVYYFNTCALYDVTDIGIKDAFKQWIKRLRDDEGNKVVLVAESYSNANYEGIISVKNGVVLEDGTTLEAKKATAWVAGATAAANTNKSLTYDFYDGAVDVDKKYNYSAIESSINDGEFLFTGYDGKARVEYDINTLHTYTKDKGRMFRKNRVIRTLDAINNDITKVGNEYFIGKISNNEDGRNLLKNEIIKCLQKYQNNDSITNLDTGKDVQVLASTDTDVVVVRIAAQPVDGMEKLYMTVEVK, from the coding sequence ATGGGTGGAACATGGACTACTCAAAATAAAGTAAGACCAGGAGTATATATTAATTTTCAACAAACAAGCATGGAGACAGACGAATTACATAGGGGTATCATAACAATGCCTCTAAACCTTGACTTTGGTCCAGAACAAGAGGTAATAGAAGTAACACAAAATACTGATACACTTCCTATTTTAGGAGAAGAACTATATAACTTAGTACCAATCAGAGAAGGTTTAAAAAGAGCTGAGAAAGTTTTAGTTTATAGATTGAATACTATGGCAGACGGTTCAAAAGCTGCTGTAACAGAAGGTAATTTAACTGCAACTGCAAAATACACAGGTACAAAAGGTAATGACTTAAAAATTACAATAGAAGCAGAAGGTGAAAACTTCAATGTTAAAACTTTTATTGGAACTAAACTTGTAGATCTCCAACAAGGAGTAAAGACTGTACAAGACTTACAAGACAATGAGTTTGTTGTATTCACTGGTTCAGATTCATTGACCGCAACAGCTGGTGTAAGCTTAACAGGCGGTACTAATGGCACAGTTGCTTCAGAGAATTATACAGCATATAGAGAAGCTATTGAAGTATATTACTTTAATACATGCGCATTATACGATGTAACAGATATAGGCATAAAAGATGCATTCAAACAATGGATCAAAAGACTTAGAGATGATGAAGGTAATAAAGTAGTATTAGTAGCTGAAAGTTACAGTAATGCTAATTATGAAGGAATTATCAGTGTCAAAAATGGTGTTGTACTTGAAGATGGTACTACATTAGAAGCTAAGAAAGCAACTGCTTGGGTAGCAGGAGCAACAGCAGCAGCTAACACTAATAAATCATTAACATATGATTTCTATGACGGAGCTGTAGATGTAGACAAGAAATATAACTATTCAGCTATAGAATCATCTATTAATGACGGAGAATTCTTATTTACTGGTTATGATGGAAAAGCAAGAGTAGAGTACGATATCAACACATTACATACTTATACAAAAGACAAAGGTAGAATGTTCAGGAAAAACAGAGTCATTCGTACATTGGATGCAATCAATAATGACATTACCAAAGTTGGAAATGAATATTTCATTGGTAAAATAAGTAACAATGAAGATGGCAGAAACCTTCTTAAGAATGAAATCATTAAATGCCTGCAAAAATACCAGAACAATGATTCTATCACTAACTTAGATACTGGAAAAGATGTACAAGTATTAGCTAGTACAGATACAGATGTTGTTGTAGTAAGAATAGCTGCACAACCTGTAGATGGAATGGAAAAACTGTATATGACTGTGGAGGTGAAATAA
- a CDS encoding phage tail tube protein produces the protein MAILKAQDIISGREGKVFKTIDGVVKEMAYIKKIDAKIEKNKSEIKVLGSRATHSKATGWKGTGSMTIYYITSEFRQLMLDYIKTGKDVYFDIQVVNEDPASEAGKQTVVLKNCNIDSVIIGQLDIDKDVLDEELSFTFDDIEVLNKFNVIE, from the coding sequence ATGGCGATTTTAAAAGCACAAGATATTATATCAGGAAGAGAAGGAAAAGTCTTTAAGACAATCGACGGTGTTGTAAAAGAAATGGCTTATATTAAAAAAATAGATGCCAAGATTGAAAAGAACAAATCTGAGATCAAAGTTCTAGGCAGTAGAGCAACTCATAGTAAAGCTACTGGCTGGAAAGGTACAGGAAGTATGACTATCTATTATATAACAAGTGAATTCAGACAATTGATGCTTGATTATATAAAAACTGGAAAAGATGTATACTTTGACATTCAAGTAGTGAATGAAGACCCAGCAAGTGAAGCTGGAAAACAAACAGTTGTACTAAAAAACTGTAATATTGACAGTGTAATCATAGGACAACTTGATATTGATAAAGATGTATTAGATGAAGAATTAAGCTTCACATTTGATGATATTGAAGTATTAAACAAATTTAATGTCATAGAATAG
- a CDS encoding phage tail assembly chaperone has translation MSSLQAFLNENIIDDITEEVLVSNRFKDKKGSLLKFKIRAITDSEMSDIQKICMRTGKKGKVDFDVSKFNRLIAIKGTVDPKFEEADSIKSVGCVTPEDYIKKVMLPGEIATLADQIQTLSGYTDLEELKEQAKN, from the coding sequence ATGAGTAGTTTACAAGCATTTTTAAATGAAAATATTATTGATGATATCACAGAAGAGGTACTAGTTTCTAATAGATTCAAAGACAAAAAAGGCAGCTTATTAAAATTCAAGATTAGAGCCATTACAGACAGCGAAATGTCAGATATCCAGAAAATATGTATGCGTACAGGTAAAAAAGGAAAAGTTGATTTTGATGTAAGCAAATTCAATAGATTAATTGCTATAAAAGGAACTGTAGACCCTAAGTTTGAAGAAGCAGATAGTATTAAAAGTGTTGGTTGCGTAACACCAGAAGATTATATCAAGAAAGTTATGTTACCTGGAGAAATTGCTACATTGGCAGATCAAATTCAGACTTTATCTGGATATACAGACCTTGAGGAGTTAAAAGAACAGGCAAAAAACTAA